Within the Arthrobacter sp. V1I7 genome, the region GCCGCGATCCGCTCGGCGGCCGCCGCCAGATCGGGACGGTCGAGCACTGCGCCGGTTTCGGCAAGGGCCGCCACGGCCAGGCCATTCCAGCCGGCCACCACCTTGTCGTCCCGGGCGGGCTGCGGCCGGCGCGAGCGGTCCGCCAGGAGCACCGGCCGCACCCGCTGCCACAGCTCCGCGTCCGCCGGACCCATTTTCCGCCCGGGATGCAGCGGGGAGCCCTCGGCGGTCACCGTGCCCCGGTCGCGTACGTTCATCAGGCGGGCGACGGCGGCGCCGTCCTCCGCCCCGAGCAGCCCGGCAAGTTCCGTGCCGGTCCACAGATAGGTGGCCCCCTCGGCGTGCCGGCCGGCCACCACGGTGTCGGCGTCGAGGGAGGAGGCCAGGGCTTCCGGGAGCCTTTCGGGGCCGGTACCTTCCGTCCCGGACCCGCCCCGGGCGGCCAGGCCCAGCGCTGCCAGGAGCCAGTCGGCGGTGCGGCCGGCGACGTCGGCGGCTTCGGCCACCGGATACTCCGCTGTGCCGCCGAGCCGGATCCAGTGGACGTAGAGGCGCAGCAGCTGGGCGTTGTCGTAGAGCATTTTCTCGAAGTGCGGAACGGACCAGTCCCGGGTCACCGAGTACCGCGCAAAACCGCCGTCGAGCTGGTCGAACAAGGCCGAACGGGACATCGCCGCCAGGGTGCGGCCCGCAATGCCCCGAGCCGCCTCCGCGGTGCCGGAAAGGGACGCGCCTTTTAAGGACGCGCCGCCGGATGCTGAGCCGGAACCTGCGGCGGCGTGCCGGATCAGGAATTCGAGCACCGGCGAGGGCGGGAACTTCGGCGCGGTGCCGAAGCCGCCGTCGTCCGGGTCTTCGGAGGCGGCGAGGGCTTCCACCGCCTCGGACAGCAGCTCTGCGCCGATCGGCTCGGGCGGGCGGTCCAGCCGCACCGCAGCGCCGAATTGCGTGGCGGCGAGGCCGCGGGCCAGGGTGTCGGCGTTCTGTTCCACGGCGCTGCGGCGTTCCGCCCAGGCCTCGACCACAGCCTCCAGGACCTGGCGGAACGAGGGCCGGCCCGGCAGGGGGCGGGGCGGGAAATAGGTGCCGGCGTGGAAGGCGCGCCCGTCCGGCAGGAGGAAGACGGACATCGGCCAGCCGCCTTCGCCCGTGGTGGCCTGGGTCGCAGCCATGTAGACGGCGTCGACGTCGGGCCGTTCCTCCCGGTCCACCTTGACCGGGACGAAGTGGGCGTTCAGGAAGTCCGCGGTGGCCTGGTCCTCGAAGGATTCGTGCGCCATGACATGGCACCAGTGGCAGGCTGCGTACCCGATGGAGAGGAACACCGGGACGTCCCGGGCCGCGGCGAAGGCAAAGGCTTCGTCCCCGAACGGGCGCCAGTGGACGGGGTTGCCGGCGTGCTGCCGGAGATAGGCAGAGGGTTCTGCCCCCAAGGCATTGGCAGCCTCGGGGAAAGTCCGTTGAGTTCCGCGGTCAGCGGTTTCCCGGTCCCGCATCGCCGTTGACTTCCGGGCGGGTTCCGGCCCCGCGGCCCGGGCCGAGGTCCGGGTTCGGGCCGAGGTTCCGGTCTGCTGCTTCCGGGGAGGCCGGAGCACCGCCGTTCAGGGCCGCCTCTTCGGCTGCCGCGCGTTCTTCCTCCACCTGAGCCCGGTAGCGTACCCGGCGGATGCGCCGCACCATGTCCACGATCAGCAGCGCCGTCAGCACCACGATGAACGCGGTCAGCAGGAAGCCCAGCAGGCCGGGCGTCACCTGGTCCGCGGAAAGTCCCGGGCGCAACGACGGCGAAGGGGCAGGTGCCGGTGACGTTGCCAGGGCGATGAGCATTGAATGCACGGATAAGACCTTCTGTGGGTACTGAGCGGCCCCGACGTCGGGCCGGTTCTTGAGGAGTTACTGCTGAAGGGCTGCTTCTGGGCAACTTCCAAACGTTCTATCAACCTTACAGTTCTACACGACATAGAACTTGCCTGCTGGGTCTATCTTAGCCCCGCAAAGAAGTCCTTTTCAGGGAGTTCGGTCGGGATCCTGGACTGGATCAGCGAGTAGTCCTCCCACGGCCAGACACGGCGTTGCAGCTCCGTCGACACGGCGAAGAAGAAGCCCTCCGGGTCCACCTGGGTGCGGTGGGCGCGCAAGGCCTCGTCCCGGGCCTCGAAGAAGTCCCCGCACTCGATCTGGGTGGTCGTGGCGTGGGTCGGCGCGGGCGGTGTGTGGCCTTCCGCGTCGGCCTCAAGCCATGCCGCGATCCGCTCCGCGTAAGGCGACTGCAGTCCGGATTCTGCCAGCGCATAGTGCAGGGCGCGGAACCGTTCGGGGCTGAACGCGCGGTCGTAGTAAAGCTTGCTTGGTGCCCAGGCCTCGCCGGAACCCGGGTAGCGGGCCGGATCGCCGGCAGCTTCGAAGGCCTCGACAGCCACGCGGTGCGCCATGATGTGATCCGGATGCGGATAGCCGCCGTTCTCGTCGTAGCTGAGAATGACCTGCGGCTTAAAATCGCGGACCAGGCGCACCAGCGGCGCGGCGGCCCGCTCCAGGGGCTGGGTGGCGAAGGATCCGGTTGGCAGCGGCGGCAGCGGATCGCCTTCCGGCAGTCCTGAGTCCACGAAACCGAGCCAGCGCTGCCGGACGCCGAGGATCCCGGCTGCCCGCTCCATCTCAAGCCGGCGGGCTCCGGCCATGTCGCGCTTGGGGTGCGGCTCGCCTTCCATGGCGGGATTCTGGATGTCGCCGCGGGAGCCGTCCGTGCAGGTCGCCACGACGACCTCGACGCCAGCCGCCGCGTACATCGCCATCGTGGCGGCGCCCTTGCTCGATTCGTCGTCGGGATGAGCATGGACAGCCAGCAGTCGAAGCGGCGCTGACGGGCTGGGGGACGCTGTCATCGTGGGACGGCTCCTCTTTCTTCTACAGGTGTTCGGTACTGGTCATCGTGCATTGGACTCTCGTCCGGTATCGG harbors:
- the mca gene encoding mycothiol conjugate amidase Mca translates to MTASPSPSAPLRLLAVHAHPDDESSKGAATMAMYAAAGVEVVVATCTDGSRGDIQNPAMEGEPHPKRDMAGARRLEMERAAGILGVRQRWLGFVDSGLPEGDPLPPLPTGSFATQPLERAAAPLVRLVRDFKPQVILSYDENGGYPHPDHIMAHRVAVEAFEAAGDPARYPGSGEAWAPSKLYYDRAFSPERFRALHYALAESGLQSPYAERIAAWLEADAEGHTPPAPTHATTTQIECGDFFEARDEALRAHRTQVDPEGFFFAVSTELQRRVWPWEDYSLIQSRIPTELPEKDFFAGLR
- a CDS encoding thioredoxin domain-containing protein, with the protein product MRDRETADRGTQRTFPEAANALGAEPSAYLRQHAGNPVHWRPFGDEAFAFAAARDVPVFLSIGYAACHWCHVMAHESFEDQATADFLNAHFVPVKVDREERPDVDAVYMAATQATTGEGGWPMSVFLLPDGRAFHAGTYFPPRPLPGRPSFRQVLEAVVEAWAERRSAVEQNADTLARGLAATQFGAAVRLDRPPEPIGAELLSEAVEALAASEDPDDGGFGTAPKFPPSPVLEFLIRHAAAGSGSASGGASLKGASLSGTAEAARGIAGRTLAAMSRSALFDQLDGGFARYSVTRDWSVPHFEKMLYDNAQLLRLYVHWIRLGGTAEYPVAEAADVAGRTADWLLAALGLAARGGSGTEGTGPERLPEALASSLDADTVVAGRHAEGATYLWTGTELAGLLGAEDGAAVARLMNVRDRGTVTAEGSPLHPGRKMGPADAELWQRVRPVLLADRSRRPQPARDDKVVAGWNGLAVAALAETGAVLDRPDLAAAAERIAAYLERVHWSAGEGDMPGSLVRVSHDGAARGIGGLLEDYAFCAEGLLALHSVTGQAHWYRLAEDLIAAACSRFVADGALHDTAGESGQVLNAQGGRAALDPFDNAAPSGAAAFAGVLLSYSALSGSSRHRALAGNILELLPPLAARAPRVAGWLLATAQAALAGPVEAAVAGPDTPERAALHRELLLAPSPGLVIAVQDTADAEPSVPLLRDREPAPDGSPQVFLCRGMVCERPVGSAGAVRERLAAMAGRPSSGMSGRS